One part of the Moorena sp. SIOASIH genome encodes these proteins:
- a CDS encoding flavin reductase family protein yields the protein MLDEQAKKTMLRKIPHGLYICGVRDGEETINGFTVSWVMQSSFKPPLIVNCVKQDTGSHGIITKTQVFALSFLDSGQKDMAAKFFKPQSRVGNKFADVEFYLGEVTGCPIISDSLGYVECQVRGTVEEGDHTVFVAEVVGAGIHREGDQLLLESTGWQYGG from the coding sequence GCAAAAAAGACCATGCTGCGCAAAATTCCCCATGGTCTATATATCTGTGGGGTCAGGGATGGTGAAGAAACAATCAATGGCTTCACGGTCAGCTGGGTGATGCAGTCTTCCTTCAAACCGCCACTAATAGTTAACTGTGTTAAACAAGATACTGGCTCCCACGGCATCATTACCAAAACACAGGTATTTGCCCTCAGCTTCCTAGATAGTGGGCAAAAAGATATGGCAGCAAAATTTTTCAAACCCCAAAGTCGCGTTGGTAATAAGTTTGCTGATGTAGAATTTTACCTAGGAGAAGTAACTGGTTGTCCGATCATTTCTGACTCCCTCGGTTATGTAGAATGCCAGGTCAGAGGAACTGTGGAAGAAGGCGATCACACAGTCTTTGTTGCTGAAGTCGTTGGTGCTGGCATTCATCGGGAAGGAGATCAGTTGTTACTGGAAAGCACTGGTTGGCAGTATGGCGGTTAG